In Camelus dromedarius isolate mCamDro1 chromosome 3, mCamDro1.pat, whole genome shotgun sequence, one DNA window encodes the following:
- the TCOF1 gene encoding treacle protein isoform X2, with translation MAEARKRRELLPLIYQHLLQAGYVRAAREVKEQSGQKSFMAQPVTLLDIYTHWQQTSEIGQKRKAEEDAALQAKKTRVSDPISSSESSEEEEEEAEPKTAKATPRLASTNSSVTGALLPSSMKEKAKANTKKASKPVNSTAHPASGKAVAHLLAGKSPKKAAGPLGNTILVSETEEEGSVSALRTTAKPGMASASQADSSSEESSSSSDETDMEMKPAVKLPQVRAPPAPVKESPRRRVAPTPGKAGNVTPQVRGDTLTSAGKAKNPEEVSESSEEESESEEGAPAGTPSQVKASEKTVQVRAASGPAKGTAGKGATPAPPGKAGPAATQAKAGKPEEDSESSSEEDSDSEEELPAAKTPLRVKPSGKIPQVKAASAAPAKASPRKRAPAAPPGKAGPVAPQARKQEEDSESSSSEESDSEGEAPAAVPQTTSLAQAKALGKNSQVKAASALGLGPSAKGAVPGPPGKVGSAAAQAVKREEDSESSSEEESDSDGEAPTAAASAQAKSLGKVPQVRPASGPAKGPSQKAGPATTQVKTERSKEDSETSEESDSEDETPAAVTPAQAKLAGRTPQTKASPRKGTPITPASAKVPPVQAGTPAPWKAGTVSSLACTSSPAMARGAQRQEEDSSSSEESDSEEETAPATAVGQVKSIGKSVPGKAASAPTKGPSGQGTAPVLPGKAGTVMAQVKAEVQEDSESSEESDNEKAASTAAQVKTSVKSPQTKANLAASRVASAKGAVSALGKGVTAAAQAKPGSPAKASGTRATGGARVGWRGRPSSGPSLDKGPAQVKPPLRTPQSSVVSGKGQVSMTAVGKAVAAAAQDQQGPVRGPEEDSESSEEESDSEGEAPTQAKPSVKLPQVRASSAPTKGSPKKGAATAPPGKAGPPAAQARKQEEDSESSSEESDSDKEAPAAVPPAQEGNSKTASSKTLAPAPPEKKAKESSASSDEELPDSQVIKTPLIFVDPNRSPAGPAATPAQAQAASAPRKARASESTARSSSESEDEDVIPATQCLTPAVRTNVVTVPTAQPRTSPRASSNEESTPVSEGKKQEAPATQVTKTNPAHLPLTQAALKVLAQKATESKSPPAKTLSSSGTDNALGTLPVTSPQNTPAQAKVTDKPKKPEVPTAKRAMATPSGRPKAKASGTSDDSDDSSGSSSGSEEDAEGPQTAPSAHRPVGAAASKRETLVEETTAESSDDEVVEPSQSLLSGYVTPRLTPASSQASKASKATPKPDPNPSISSTSITKDALDGKQEVEQPQAAGTMSPKTGRREASTTPQKPQKGPGSPQASTLALQSDITRRLLSEPWPLSDTQVQASVVKVLTELLEQERKKAVDAAKEGGQKGRLGHKRKLSEDQTTAKASKSKKKKLLAAGEGRERAPSPEKAPRTPKGKSKRDGASGNIKEKKEKESPGSQGAKEKPKGGPGTAKGEGGDEGNPKSKKEKKKSDKRKKDKEKKDKKKKAKKASTKDPASPFQKKKKKKKKTAEQTV, from the exons ATGGCCGAGGCCAGGAAGCGGCGGGAGCTGCTTCCCCTGATCTACCAGCATCTGCTGCAGGCGGGCTATGTGCGCGCAGCGCGGGAAGTGAAGGAGCAGAGCGGGCAG AAAAGTTTCATGGCTCAGCCTGTAACCCTTCTGGACATCTATACACACTGGCAACA AACCTCAGAGATTGGCCAGAAGCGGAAGGCAGAGGAAGATGCAGCACTGCAGGCCAAGAAGACCCGTGTGTCAGACCCCATTAGCAGCTCAGAGAgctcagaagaggaggaggaggaggcagaaccCAAAACTGCCAAAGCCA CCCCGAGACTAGCATCTACCAACTCCTCAGTCACGGGGGCGCTTTTACCTTCAAGCATGAAAGAAAAAGCCAAG GCAAACACCAAGAAAGCCAGCAAGCCAGTGAACTCCACGGCACACCCTGCCTCCGGGAAGGCAGTGGCCCATCTCCTCGCTGGGAAGTCACCCAAGAAGGCAGCAGGGCCCTTGGGAAATACCATCCTGGTCTCAGAAACTGAGGAGGAGGGCAGCGTCTCAGCCCTCCGAACCACTGCCAAGCCTG GAATGGCATCAGCGAGCCAGGCCGACAGCTCCAGCGAGGAGTCCTCCAGCTCTAGTGACGAGACGGACATGGAG ATGAAACCTGCAGTGAAGCTGCCGCAGGTCAGAGCCCCACCAGCCCCAGTCAAGGAGTCTCCAAGGAGAAGGGTGGCTCCAACCCCTGGGAAGGCAGGGAATGTGACACCCCAAGTCAGAGGAGATACCCTGACCTCAGCTGGCAAGGCCAAGAATCCAGAAGAGGTCTCAGAGAGCAGCGAGGAGGAGTCGGAGAGTGAGGAGGGAGCTCCTGCAGGGACCCCCAGCCAG GTGAAGGCCTCAGAGAAAACTGTCCAGGTCCGAGCTGCCTCAGGTCCTGCCAAGGGGACTGCTGGGAAAGGGGCTACCCCAGCACCCCCTGGGAAGGCAGGGCCTGCAGCCACCCAGGCCAAGGCAGGGAAGCCTGAGGAGGACTCAGAGAGCAGCAGCGAGGAGGACTCAGACAGTGAGGAGGAGCTGCCAGCTGCCAAGACCCCACTTCGG GTAAAACCCTCAGGGAAGATCCCCCAGGTCAAAGCTGCCTCAGCAGCACCTGCCAAGGCATCTCCTAGGAAAAGGGCGCCTGCAGCACCCCCGGGCAAAGCAGGCCCTGTGGCCCCCCAGgccaggaagcaggaggaggacTCGGAGAGCAGCAGCAGCGAGGAATCAGACAGCGAGGGCGAGGCGCCCGCAGCTGTGCCCCAGACCACAAGCCTGGCTCAG GCAAAGGCCTTGGGGAAAAACTCCCAGGTCAAAGCTGCCTCAGCTCTGGGCTTGGGGCCCTCAGCAAAGGGCGCTGTCCCAGGGCCCCCTGGGAAGGTGGGGTCTGCGGCTGCCCAGGCCGTGAAGCGGGAGGAGGACTCGGAGAGCAGCAGTGAGGAGGAGTCGGACAGCGACGGGGAGGCACCGACAGCCGCGGCTTCGGCCCAG GCAAAGTCTTTGGGGAAAGTTCCCCAGGTCAGACCTGCCTCGGGTCCTGCCAAGGGGCCCTCTCAGAAGGCCGGGCCTGCAACCACCCAGGTCAAGACCGAAAGGTCCAAGGAAGACTCGGAGACCAGCGAGGAGTCAGACAGTGAGGATGAGACACCCGCAGCTGTGACTCCAGCCCAG GCAAAACTGGCTGGGAGAACTCCTCAGACCAAGGCCTCCCCACGGAAGGGGACTCCCATTACACCTGCATCTGCCAAGGTCCCCCCAGTGCAAGCAGGCACACCAGCCCCCTGGAAAGCAGGAACGGTGTCTTCACTAGCCTGCACATCATCCCCAGCCATGGCCAGGGGCGCCCAGAGGCAAGAGGAGGACTCTTCAAGCAGCGAAGAGTCAGATAGCGAGGAGGAGACAGCTCCTGCCACAGCAGTGGGACAG GTGAAGTCTATAGGAAAAAGCGTCCCAGGGAAAGCTGCCTCAGCGCCCACCAAGGGGCCCTCAGGGCAAGGGACTGCCCCAGTGCTCCCAGGGAAGGCAGGGACTGTCATGGCCCAGGTCAAAGCTGAGGTACAGGAGGACTCAGAGAGCAGTGAGGAGTCAGACAATGAGAAGGCAGCCTCGACTGCCGCACAG gTGAAGACTTCAGTGAAAAGCCCTCAGACCAAAGCTAACTTGGCTGCCAGCCGAGTAGCTTCAGCCAAAGGGGCAGTGTCAGCTTTGGGGAAAGGGGTCACTGCAGCTGCTCAGGCCAAGCCGGGGTCCCCAGCCAAGGCAAGTGGGACCAGAGCCACAGGTGGTGCCAgggtgggatggagaggaagacCCAGCAGTGGCCCCAGTCTGGACAAGGGTCCTGCACAG GTAAAGCCTCCACTGAGGACCCCCCAGAGCAGTGTCGTCTCGGGGAAGGGCCAGGTGTCTATGACAGCTGTGGGGAAGGCAGTGGCCGCAGCAGCCCAGGACCAGCAGGGACCTGTCAGGGGCCCAGAGGAGGACTCAGAGAGCAGTGAGGAGGAGTCTGACAGTGAAGGGGAGGCACCCACCCAG GCAAAGCCCTCAGTGAAACTCCCCCAGGTCAGAGCTTCCTCAGCCCCCACCAAAGGTTCCCCCAAAAAAGGGGCTGCCACAGCACCCCCTGGGAAGGCAGGACCCCCAGCCGCCCAGgccaggaagcaggaggaggacTCGGAGAGCAGCAGCGAGGAGTCAGACAGTGACAAGGAGGCGCCAGCAGCTGTGCCACCAGCCCAG GAGGGTAACTCCAAAACCGCCAGTAGCAAGACCCTGGCCCCAGCACCCCCGGAGAAGAAGGCAAAAGAGTCCTCAGCCAGCAGTGACGAGGAGCTGCCGGACAGCCAG gtgATTAAAACCCCTCTGATTTTTGTCGACCCTAATCGTAGTCCAGCTGGCCCAGCTGCTACCCCCGCCCAAGCCCAGGCTGCGAGCGCCCCGAGGAAGGCCCGGGCCTCGGAGAGCACAGCCAGGAGCTCCTCTGAGAGTGAGGATGAGGATGTGATCCCCGCCACGCAATGCTTGACTCCTG CCGTTAGAACCAATGTGGTGACGGTGCCCACAGCCCAGCCGAGGACATCCCCCAGAGCCAGCAGCAATGAGGAGTCCACTCCGGTGTCCGAAGGCAAGAAGCAGGAGGCGCCAGCCACTCAG GTGACAAAGACGAACCCAGCTCACCTCCCGCTGACCCAGGCTGCCCTGAAGGTCCTTGCCCAGAAAGCCACTGAGTCCAAGTCTCCTCCTGCCAAGACCCTGTCTTCAAGTGGG ACTGACAATGCTTTGGGAACACTCCCTGTGACGAGTCCCCAGAACACCCCTGCGCAGGCCAAAGTGACTGACAAGCCTAAAAAGCCTGAGGTTCCTACAGCCAAGCGGGCCATGGCCACTCCCTCGGGACGCCCCAAAGCCAAGGCCTCTGGGACCTCAGACGACAGCGACGACAGTAGCGGCAGCTCTTCAGGGAGCGAGGAAGACGCTGAGGGGCCCCAGACGGCCCCGTCAGCCCACAGGCCAG TAGGTGCAGCCGCCTCCAAGAGGGAGACCTTGGTGGAAGAGACCACAGCAGAGTCCAGTGATGATGAGGTGGTGGAACCTTCCCAG TCTCTCCTCTCAGGTTATGTGACCCCCAGGCTGACTCCAGCCAGTTCCCAGGCTTCAAAGGCTTCAAAGGCCACTCCCAAACCAGATCCCAACCCCTCCATTTCTTCTACTTCGATCACCAAAGATGCCTTGGACGGCAAGCAGGAAGTGGAGCAGCCCCAAGCAGCAGGCACCATGTCCCCTAAAACAG GCAGAAGAGAGGCTAGCACCACACCTCAGAAGCCCCAGAAGGGACCTGGGAGCCCTCAGGCCTCCACTCTGGCGCTGCAGAGCGACATCACCCGGCGCCTCCTGAGCGAGCCCTGGCCCCTGAGCGACACGCAGGTGCAGGCCTCGGTGGTGAAGGTCCTGACGGAGCTGCTggagcaggagaggaagaaggcTGTGGATGCTGCCAAGGAGGGCGGCCAGAAGGGCCGGCTGGGCCACAAGCGGAAGCTGTCAGAAGACCAGACGACCGCCAAGGCCTCCAAGAGCAAGAAGAAGAAGCTGCTGGCGGCcggggaaggcagggagcgtgcTCCCTCCCCAGAAAAGGCCCCCAGGACTCCCAAGGGGAAATCCAAGAGGGACGGAGCGAGTGGTAACAtcaaggagaagaaggagaaggagtcTCCCGGCTCCCAAGGGGCCAAGGAGAAGCCGAAAGGGGGGCCAGGGACGGCGAAGGGTGAGGGTGGAGACGAAGGCAACCCGAAGagcaagaaggagaagaagaaatccGACAAGA
- the TCOF1 gene encoding treacle protein isoform X4 yields MAEARKRRELLPLIYQHLLQAGYVRAAREVKEQSGQKSFMAQPVTLLDIYTHWQQTSEIGQKRKAEEDAALQAKKTRVSDPISSSESSEEEEEEAEPKTAKATPRLASTNSSVTGALLPSSMKEKAKANTKKASKPVNSTAHPASGKAVAHLLAGKSPKKAAGPLGNTILVSETEEEGSVSALRTTAKPGMASASQADSSSEESSSSSDETDMEMKPAVKLPQVRAPPAPVKESPRRRVAPTPGKAGNVTPQVRGDTLTSAGKAKNPEEVSESSEEESESEEGAPAGTPSQVKASEKTVQVRAASGPAKGTAGKGATPAPPGKAGPAATQAKAGKPEEDSESSSEEDSDSEEELPAAKTPLRVKPSGKIPQVKAASAAPAKASPRKRAPAAPPGKAGPVAPQARKQEEDSESSSSEESDSEGEAPAAVPQTTSLAQAKALGKNSQVKAASALGLGPSAKGAVPGPPGKVGSAAAQAVKREEDSESSSEEESDSDGEAPTAAASAQAKSLGKVPQVRPASGPAKGPSQKAGPATTQVKTERSKEDSETSEESDSEDETPAAVTPAQAKLAGRTPQTKASPRKGTPITPASAKVPPVQAGTPAPWKAGTVSSLACTSSPAMARGAQRQEEDSSSSEESDSEEETAPATAVGQVKTSVKSPQTKANLAASRVASAKGAVSALGKGVTAAAQAKPGSPAKASGTRATGGARVGWRGRPSSGPSLDKGPAQVKPPLRTPQSSVVSGKGQVSMTAVGKAVAAAAQDQQGPVRGPEEDSESSEEESDSEGEAPTQAKPSVKLPQVRASSAPTKGSPKKGAATAPPGKAGPPAAQARKQEEDSESSSEESDSDKEAPAAVPPAQKEGNSKTASSKTLAPAPPEKKAKESSASSDEELPDSQVIKTPLIFVDPNRSPAGPAATPAQAQAASAPRKARASESTARSSSESEDEDVIPATQCLTPAVRTNVVTVPTAQPRTSPRASSNEESTPVSEGKKQEAPATQVTKTNPAHLPLTQAALKVLAQKATESKSPPAKTLSSSGTDNALGTLPVTSPQNTPAQAKVTDKPKKPEVPTAKRAMATPSGRPKAKASGTSDDSDDSSGSSSGSEEDAEGPQTAPSAHRPVGAAASKRETLVEETTAESSDDEVVEPSQSLLSGYVTPRLTPASSQASKASKATPKPDPNPSISSTSITKDALDGKQEVEQPQAAGTMSPKTGRREASTTPQKPQKGPGSPQASTLALQSDITRRLLSEPWPLSDTQVQASVVKVLTELLEQERKKAVDAAKEGGQKGRLGHKRKLSEDQTTAKASKSKKKKLLAAGEGRERAPSPEKAPRTPKGKSKRDGASGNIKEKKEKESPGSQGAKEKPKGGPGTAKGEGGDEGNPKSKKEKKKSDKRKKDKEKKDKKKKAKKASTKDPASPFQKKKKKKKKTAEQTV; encoded by the exons ATGGCCGAGGCCAGGAAGCGGCGGGAGCTGCTTCCCCTGATCTACCAGCATCTGCTGCAGGCGGGCTATGTGCGCGCAGCGCGGGAAGTGAAGGAGCAGAGCGGGCAG AAAAGTTTCATGGCTCAGCCTGTAACCCTTCTGGACATCTATACACACTGGCAACA AACCTCAGAGATTGGCCAGAAGCGGAAGGCAGAGGAAGATGCAGCACTGCAGGCCAAGAAGACCCGTGTGTCAGACCCCATTAGCAGCTCAGAGAgctcagaagaggaggaggaggaggcagaaccCAAAACTGCCAAAGCCA CCCCGAGACTAGCATCTACCAACTCCTCAGTCACGGGGGCGCTTTTACCTTCAAGCATGAAAGAAAAAGCCAAG GCAAACACCAAGAAAGCCAGCAAGCCAGTGAACTCCACGGCACACCCTGCCTCCGGGAAGGCAGTGGCCCATCTCCTCGCTGGGAAGTCACCCAAGAAGGCAGCAGGGCCCTTGGGAAATACCATCCTGGTCTCAGAAACTGAGGAGGAGGGCAGCGTCTCAGCCCTCCGAACCACTGCCAAGCCTG GAATGGCATCAGCGAGCCAGGCCGACAGCTCCAGCGAGGAGTCCTCCAGCTCTAGTGACGAGACGGACATGGAG ATGAAACCTGCAGTGAAGCTGCCGCAGGTCAGAGCCCCACCAGCCCCAGTCAAGGAGTCTCCAAGGAGAAGGGTGGCTCCAACCCCTGGGAAGGCAGGGAATGTGACACCCCAAGTCAGAGGAGATACCCTGACCTCAGCTGGCAAGGCCAAGAATCCAGAAGAGGTCTCAGAGAGCAGCGAGGAGGAGTCGGAGAGTGAGGAGGGAGCTCCTGCAGGGACCCCCAGCCAG GTGAAGGCCTCAGAGAAAACTGTCCAGGTCCGAGCTGCCTCAGGTCCTGCCAAGGGGACTGCTGGGAAAGGGGCTACCCCAGCACCCCCTGGGAAGGCAGGGCCTGCAGCCACCCAGGCCAAGGCAGGGAAGCCTGAGGAGGACTCAGAGAGCAGCAGCGAGGAGGACTCAGACAGTGAGGAGGAGCTGCCAGCTGCCAAGACCCCACTTCGG GTAAAACCCTCAGGGAAGATCCCCCAGGTCAAAGCTGCCTCAGCAGCACCTGCCAAGGCATCTCCTAGGAAAAGGGCGCCTGCAGCACCCCCGGGCAAAGCAGGCCCTGTGGCCCCCCAGgccaggaagcaggaggaggacTCGGAGAGCAGCAGCAGCGAGGAATCAGACAGCGAGGGCGAGGCGCCCGCAGCTGTGCCCCAGACCACAAGCCTGGCTCAG GCAAAGGCCTTGGGGAAAAACTCCCAGGTCAAAGCTGCCTCAGCTCTGGGCTTGGGGCCCTCAGCAAAGGGCGCTGTCCCAGGGCCCCCTGGGAAGGTGGGGTCTGCGGCTGCCCAGGCCGTGAAGCGGGAGGAGGACTCGGAGAGCAGCAGTGAGGAGGAGTCGGACAGCGACGGGGAGGCACCGACAGCCGCGGCTTCGGCCCAG GCAAAGTCTTTGGGGAAAGTTCCCCAGGTCAGACCTGCCTCGGGTCCTGCCAAGGGGCCCTCTCAGAAGGCCGGGCCTGCAACCACCCAGGTCAAGACCGAAAGGTCCAAGGAAGACTCGGAGACCAGCGAGGAGTCAGACAGTGAGGATGAGACACCCGCAGCTGTGACTCCAGCCCAG GCAAAACTGGCTGGGAGAACTCCTCAGACCAAGGCCTCCCCACGGAAGGGGACTCCCATTACACCTGCATCTGCCAAGGTCCCCCCAGTGCAAGCAGGCACACCAGCCCCCTGGAAAGCAGGAACGGTGTCTTCACTAGCCTGCACATCATCCCCAGCCATGGCCAGGGGCGCCCAGAGGCAAGAGGAGGACTCTTCAAGCAGCGAAGAGTCAGATAGCGAGGAGGAGACAGCTCCTGCCACAGCAGTGGGACAG gTGAAGACTTCAGTGAAAAGCCCTCAGACCAAAGCTAACTTGGCTGCCAGCCGAGTAGCTTCAGCCAAAGGGGCAGTGTCAGCTTTGGGGAAAGGGGTCACTGCAGCTGCTCAGGCCAAGCCGGGGTCCCCAGCCAAGGCAAGTGGGACCAGAGCCACAGGTGGTGCCAgggtgggatggagaggaagacCCAGCAGTGGCCCCAGTCTGGACAAGGGTCCTGCACAG GTAAAGCCTCCACTGAGGACCCCCCAGAGCAGTGTCGTCTCGGGGAAGGGCCAGGTGTCTATGACAGCTGTGGGGAAGGCAGTGGCCGCAGCAGCCCAGGACCAGCAGGGACCTGTCAGGGGCCCAGAGGAGGACTCAGAGAGCAGTGAGGAGGAGTCTGACAGTGAAGGGGAGGCACCCACCCAG GCAAAGCCCTCAGTGAAACTCCCCCAGGTCAGAGCTTCCTCAGCCCCCACCAAAGGTTCCCCCAAAAAAGGGGCTGCCACAGCACCCCCTGGGAAGGCAGGACCCCCAGCCGCCCAGgccaggaagcaggaggaggacTCGGAGAGCAGCAGCGAGGAGTCAGACAGTGACAAGGAGGCGCCAGCAGCTGTGCCACCAGCCCAG AAGGAGGGTAACTCCAAAACCGCCAGTAGCAAGACCCTGGCCCCAGCACCCCCGGAGAAGAAGGCAAAAGAGTCCTCAGCCAGCAGTGACGAGGAGCTGCCGGACAGCCAG gtgATTAAAACCCCTCTGATTTTTGTCGACCCTAATCGTAGTCCAGCTGGCCCAGCTGCTACCCCCGCCCAAGCCCAGGCTGCGAGCGCCCCGAGGAAGGCCCGGGCCTCGGAGAGCACAGCCAGGAGCTCCTCTGAGAGTGAGGATGAGGATGTGATCCCCGCCACGCAATGCTTGACTCCTG CCGTTAGAACCAATGTGGTGACGGTGCCCACAGCCCAGCCGAGGACATCCCCCAGAGCCAGCAGCAATGAGGAGTCCACTCCGGTGTCCGAAGGCAAGAAGCAGGAGGCGCCAGCCACTCAG GTGACAAAGACGAACCCAGCTCACCTCCCGCTGACCCAGGCTGCCCTGAAGGTCCTTGCCCAGAAAGCCACTGAGTCCAAGTCTCCTCCTGCCAAGACCCTGTCTTCAAGTGGG ACTGACAATGCTTTGGGAACACTCCCTGTGACGAGTCCCCAGAACACCCCTGCGCAGGCCAAAGTGACTGACAAGCCTAAAAAGCCTGAGGTTCCTACAGCCAAGCGGGCCATGGCCACTCCCTCGGGACGCCCCAAAGCCAAGGCCTCTGGGACCTCAGACGACAGCGACGACAGTAGCGGCAGCTCTTCAGGGAGCGAGGAAGACGCTGAGGGGCCCCAGACGGCCCCGTCAGCCCACAGGCCAG TAGGTGCAGCCGCCTCCAAGAGGGAGACCTTGGTGGAAGAGACCACAGCAGAGTCCAGTGATGATGAGGTGGTGGAACCTTCCCAG TCTCTCCTCTCAGGTTATGTGACCCCCAGGCTGACTCCAGCCAGTTCCCAGGCTTCAAAGGCTTCAAAGGCCACTCCCAAACCAGATCCCAACCCCTCCATTTCTTCTACTTCGATCACCAAAGATGCCTTGGACGGCAAGCAGGAAGTGGAGCAGCCCCAAGCAGCAGGCACCATGTCCCCTAAAACAG GCAGAAGAGAGGCTAGCACCACACCTCAGAAGCCCCAGAAGGGACCTGGGAGCCCTCAGGCCTCCACTCTGGCGCTGCAGAGCGACATCACCCGGCGCCTCCTGAGCGAGCCCTGGCCCCTGAGCGACACGCAGGTGCAGGCCTCGGTGGTGAAGGTCCTGACGGAGCTGCTggagcaggagaggaagaaggcTGTGGATGCTGCCAAGGAGGGCGGCCAGAAGGGCCGGCTGGGCCACAAGCGGAAGCTGTCAGAAGACCAGACGACCGCCAAGGCCTCCAAGAGCAAGAAGAAGAAGCTGCTGGCGGCcggggaaggcagggagcgtgcTCCCTCCCCAGAAAAGGCCCCCAGGACTCCCAAGGGGAAATCCAAGAGGGACGGAGCGAGTGGTAACAtcaaggagaagaaggagaaggagtcTCCCGGCTCCCAAGGGGCCAAGGAGAAGCCGAAAGGGGGGCCAGGGACGGCGAAGGGTGAGGGTGGAGACGAAGGCAACCCGAAGagcaagaaggagaagaagaaatccGACAAGA